One stretch of Enterococcus mundtii DNA includes these proteins:
- a CDS encoding cold-shock protein, with protein MNNGTVKWFNADKGFGFITGENGQDVFAHFSAIQADGYKSLDEGQAVTFDTEEGQRGMQAVNICTA; from the coding sequence ATGAATAATGGTACAGTAAAATGGTTTAATGCAGATAAAGGTTTTGGTTTTATCACCGGAGAGAATGGCCAAGATGTCTTTGCTCATTTTTCTGCGATTCAAGCAGATGGCTACAAGTCTCTTGATGAAGGTCAAGCAGTCACCTTTGATACTGAAGAAGGTCAACGTGGCATGCAAGCCGTTAATATTTGCACAGCATAA